In Bubalus kerabau isolate K-KA32 ecotype Philippines breed swamp buffalo chromosome 4, PCC_UOA_SB_1v2, whole genome shotgun sequence, one DNA window encodes the following:
- the LOC129649921 gene encoding interferon omega-1-like, with amino-acid sequence MALLESMASENLPQGSTRRHLSQANSSLIFPMAFVLSLLMALVLVSYGPGRSLGCDLSQNHVLVCRKNLRLLGQMRRLSPRFCLQDRKDFTFPQEMVEGSQLQEAQAFSVLHEMLQQTFNLFHTERSSAAWDTTLLEQLCTGLHQQLDDLDACLGQVTGEEDSALGRTGPTLAMKRYFQGIHVYLQEKEYSDCAWEIVRVEMMRSLSSSTSLQERLRMMDGDLNSP; translated from the coding sequence ATGGCCTTGCTAGAAAGCATGGCATCAGAGAACCTACCTCAAGGTTCCACCAGACGCCATCTCAGCCAGGCCAACAGCAGCCTCATCTTCCCCATGGCCTTCGTGCTCTCTCTACTGATGGCCCTGGTGCTGGTCAGCTACGgcccgggaagatccctgggCTGTGACCTGTCTCAGAACCACGTGCTGGTTTGCAGGAAGAACCTCAGGCTCCTGGGCCAAATGAGGAGACTCTCCCCTCGCTTCTGTCTGCAGGACAgaaaagacttcactttccctcaggagatggtggagggcaGCCAGCTCCAGGAGGCCCAGGCCTTCTCTGTGCTCCACGAGATGCTCCAGCAGACCTTCAACCTCTTCCACACAGAGCGGTCCTCTGCTGCCTGGGACACCACCCTCCTGGAGCAGCTCTGCACTGGACTCCATCAGCAGCTGGACGACCTGGACGCCTGCCTGGGGCAGGTGACGGGAGAGGAAGACTCTGCCCTGGGAAGGACGGGCCCCACACTGGCCATGAAGAGGTACTTCCAGGGCATCCATGTCTACCTGCAAGAGAAGGAATACAGCGACTGTGCCTGGGAAATAGTCAGAGTGGAGATGATGAGATCCTTGTCTTCATCAACCAGCTTGCAAGAAAGGTTAAGAATGATGGATGGAGACCTGAACTCACCTTGA
- the LOC129649923 gene encoding interferon alpha-A-like translates to MAPAWSFLLALLLLSCNTICSLGCHLPHTHSLANRRVLMLLQQLRRVSPSSCLQDRNDFTFPQEALGGSQLQKAQAISVLHEVTQHTFQLFSTEGSAATWDQSLLDKLRAALDQQLPDLQACLRQEEGLRGAPLLKEDSSLAVRKYFHRLTLYLQEKRHSPCAWEVVRVQVMRAFSSSTNLQERFRRKD, encoded by the coding sequence ATGGCCCCAGCTTGGTCCTTCCTCCTGGCCCTACTGCTGCTCAGCTGCAACACCATCTGCTCTCTGGGCTGCCACCTGCCTCACACCCACAGCCTGGCCAACAGGAGGGTCCTGATGCTCCTGCAACAACTGAGGAGggtctccccttcctcctgcctgcaGGACAGAAATGACTTCACATTCCCCCAGGAGGCACTGGGTGGCAGCCAGTTGCAGAAGGCTCAAGCCATCTCTGTGCTCCACGAGGTGACCCAGCACACCTTCCAGCTCTTCAGCACAGAGGGCTCGGCCGCCACGTGGGACCAGAGCCTCCTGGACAAGCTCCGCGCGGCACTGGATCAGCAGCTCCCTGACCTGCAAGCCTgtctgaggcaggaggaggggctgcGAGGGGCTCCCCTGCTCAAGGAGGACTCCAGCCTGGCTGTGAGGAAATACTTCCACAGACTCACTCTCTATCTGCAAGAGAAGAGACACAGCCCTTGTGCCTGGGAGGTTGTCAGAGTTCAAGTCATGAGAGCCTTCTCTTCCTCAACAAACTTGCAGGAGAGATTCAGGAGAAAGGACTGA